One Streptomyces sp. 840.1 genomic window, AGGAGAAGGACGGCAAGCAGGTCCGCACTCTGACGGAGCTGAGCACCGACGCCGACGGGAAGCTCGTCCTCGCCAAGATCCACGCCGGTGACACCGCGGGCACGTACAAGCTGCGCCTCACCGCCGAGGGCGGCGCCACCGTCGTCATCGAGCTGACGGTCGAAGCGGCGACCGATGCCGGAACCGGCACCGGCGCCGGAACGGGCACCGAGACCGGCACCGGGACAGGCCCCGAGGCCGGCGCCTGACCTGACGTCCGTAACCGCAACAGCCCCCGCGCCGGGACCCGGCGCGGGGGCTGTTCGCCGTCGTGACGGGTGCCGGGCGTGAGGTGTCAGGGGCTCAGCAGTTCGGCCGAGACCGCCCAGAGGCGCCTGGCGTCGTCGGGGTCGAGTGCCCATTCCTTGACGCCGTGCGGGTGCTGCGCGAGTTCGGCGTCGTCCGGCACGGTGCGGGCCTCCTGCGCATCGTCGAGGTAGTGGCCTCCGGAGTGGGCGAACTCCGGGGCGACGGCCGCGACGACGGTGGTGGCGGCGCCCTGCCCGACCGACTTGTACGAGAACACACCGGCCGCCTCCGCCGCGTCGAGGGAGGCCTTCTGCCGCGCGGTGAAGTTGCGCTGCAGCCCCGTCGCGACACCGCCGGGGTTCACCGCGTTCGTGACGATGCCGTCCGATGCCCAGAGACGGGTCGCCTCGACGGCGAACAGGGAGTTCGCCGTCTTCGACTGGGCGTAGGCGATCTGCGGGTCATAGGCGCGACGCTCGAAGTGGAGGTCGTCGAAGTCGATGCCGGCACGCATGTGGGCCGTCGAACTGACCGAGACGATCCGTGCCCCGTCGCGGTCGGCGGCGCCCAGAACAAGGGCCTCGTGGAGGCCGGTGGCGAGGGCGAAATGGCCGAGGTGGTTGGTCGCGAACTGCAACTCCCAGCCCTCGCGGGTGCGTTCCAGGCCGCCGGTGACCACGCCCGCGTTGTTGACCAGCAGGTGAAGCGGGCCGCTCCACGTGTCGGTGAACCGCGTGACGGTACTCCGGTCGGCGAGGTCGAGGCGGACGACCCGGGGCCGGACGCCCCCGGCCGACTCGTGGATCGCCCCGGCGGCGGCGTCACCCGCGGCGGTGTTCCGGACGGCGAGCGTCACCTCCGCCCCGGCCGCCGTCAGCGCGCGGGCCGTCTCCTTCCCGAGCCCGGCGGAGCCTCCCGTCACGATCGCGCGGAGGCCGGTGAGGTCGACGCCCTCCAGTACCTCGTCCGCGGTGCTGGAAGCGGTGAAGCGGGTGGAGACCGGGGCGGGGCCGGGGCCGGGAGTGCTGGGGGAGCTGTGGGGGTGATGAGTCATGGCGCCGACTGTATGCCGCGGTCCTGCGGGCTCCGGAGGGCGATATCGCGGGGCCGGCCGTCTCCCCTTCCGGTCGCGGGGTACGCCGGGTGTTCTCATCTCGCGCCCCGGTTGCTACGGTGCCCCAGCCCTGACGCCCCATCAGTTCCGCGCCCCGGGAGGCCGAGTTTGCGTGCCCTAGTCGCCGCCGCCATCGGACTGGCCGCCGCCCTCGCCCTCGTGCTCACCATCAGCGCGGTGGGCGCACCACCCGGCGAGACCTCGCCCAAACCCCTGCTGACCACCGTCCCGGGCCCCAAGAACTAGCCGCCCGCACCCGCCGCACGAAGCCATCACCGCACCACGCCGTCCGCACCACGCAATGCAGAGGGAGGACACCCCATGCGCCGCCGAGCCAGCCTCGTACTCCTGGCCTTCGCCGTCTTCTTCGCCGCGCTGTCGCCGCTGCTGCGCTGGTACGCCTTCCCCCGGCTGGCGAAGATCCCGCCGAACCAGTACCAGGAGACGGTGCTGGAGGCGAAGCCCGCGACCCTGCTCGACTACAGCACCCTCACGGCCAAGAAGGTCGACAAGATCACCATCGTGCAGACGCTCAAGGGTGACGTGGAGGCGTCCGAGAAGATCGAGCGCAGCGCCGGCCGTGACGTGGTCGTCTGGAACGCGCTCTCCTACGTTCAGGGTCCGGACGGCAAGATGGTGTCCAAGATCCCCGAGCGCTACATCTTCGACGCGCACAGCCAGGCCCCGGTGCACGCCACCGGCGAGATGGTCGACGGCGACCGGGTCAGCCGCGAGGGCATCGAGTACAAGTGGCCCTTCCTTACGGAGAAGCGCGACTACGAGTACTTCGACGCCCAGACCCGCACCAGCTCGCCCATTCACTACAAGGGCACCCAGAACTTCCGGGGCATGGAGGTCTACTACTTCGAGCAGACCATCCCGTGGACGAAGGTCCCGATGCCGAAGACGATGCCCATCAAGGGCATCACCCCCGAGCAGATCGCCAAGACCGGGATGACCCGCTGGTACACCACCAAGCGGATGTTCTGGGTCGACCCCGTCACCGGGGCGCCGGTCAACGGCGAGGAGATCCACAAGGAGGAGATGCGGAACGCGAAGGCGATGGGCATGCCCGAGGACACCGTCACCGTGTTCGCCGGGCACGTGAAGATGCGCGAGGACTACATCGCCTCGATCGTCGACCAGGTCAAGTCCCAGCGGGTGCTGGTCCTGCTGCTGACCTCGTACCTGCCCTGGGGCTTCCTCCTCCTCGGCGCGGCGCTCCTGGCCCTCTCGCTCTGGCTGGAGGCCCGCTCCCGGCGGCCGGGCGCACCGAGGCCGCACGCCGCACCGGAACCCGTCCCCGACCCGGAACCTACTCCCGCTTGAGCCGGGCCTTCGTGAACCGGGTCGCCTCCACCGTCGCCGGGTCCTCGGGCCACGGATGCTTCGGGTACCGGCCACGCAGCTCCGCGCGCACCGCCCGGTAGCCCTCCCGCCAGAACGAGGCCAGGTCGGCCGTCACCGCGGCCGGGCGCCCGGCCGGGGAGAGCAGGTGCACCAGGACCGGCACCCCGGCCACCCGAGGGGTCTCCTGGAGCCCGAACAGCTCCTGGAGCTTCACCGCCAGCACCGGCTGCGCCCCGCCGTACTCCACCCTGATCCGCGAACCGCTCGGCACCTCGATCCGCTCCGGCGCCAGCTCGTCCAGCCGGGCCGCCTCGCCGGTCGCCCACGGCAACAGCCTGCGCAGCGCCTGCCCGGCGTCGATCCCGGCCAGCGCCGAGCGGCGCCGGGCCCGCGACAGCTCGGGCTCCAGCCACTCCTGGGTACGGTCCAGCAGCGCCTCGTCCGACACGTCCGGCCAGGGCTCGCCCAGCTCCCGGTGCAGGAAGGCCAGCCGCTCCCGCAGCGCTCCGGTGTCCCGGGTCCAGCGCAGCAGGCCGAGCCCCTCCCGCCGCAGCCCCTCCACCAGGGCCTCGCGGACCAGGGCGGGATCGGGCTGCTTCAGCGGGCGCGCCGACAGCTCGACGGCGCCGAGGCGTTCCACCCGGCGGGCCACCACGTCGTGGCCGTCCCAGCGGACCTCCTCGCCCGCGAACCGCAGGTGCCCGGCGGCCAGGCGTGCCGTGTCCTCGTCGATGACGGCGGCGAGCCGGACCCGCGCCGACGCGGCGTGCGCCGGACGGTCGGCGACCGCGACGGCCAGCCAGGCGGCGCTGCGCAGCCGTGAGCCGTCCCGCAGCTCCGCGCCCGTGCCGGACACCATCAGGAACGCCCCCTCGCCGCGGGCCCGCGCCACCCGCTCCGGGAACGCGAGGGCCGCCACCAGGCCGACGGCGGCATCGTCCGGCCCCGGCCCGCCGCCGGCACCGTCCTCCCCGCCCTTCGCGTCCTTCGCGTCCTTCAGCGAGGACGACAGCCGCCGTACCTCCTGGCGCCAGCGGGCCGCGTAGGCGTCCTTGCCCTGGCGCGCGGTGCGCAACGCGGCCGCCAGGTCGTCCCCGTACTCCCGGGGAGGCTCCTCGCTCAGCAGCGCCACCACCTCGGCGGCCCGGCGCCCGCCGACCTCGGCCGCCCCGTCCAGCAGCGCCCTGGCCAGCCGTGGATGCAGCCCCAGCCGGGACATCCGGACGCCGCGCGCGGTCACCCGGCCGTCGGCGGCGACCGCGCCGATCGCCGTCAGCACTTCGTGGGCCGCGCCCATCGCACCGGCCGGCGGTGCGTCGAGCAGGGCGAGTCCCGTCGCGTCCGGATCGCCCCAGCAGGCCGCCTGGAGTGCGAACGCGGCGAGGTCGGCCACCTTGATCTCGGGGGAGGGGAAGCGGGCGAGCCGCCCGTCCTCCGCCTGTTCCCAGCAGCGGTACACCGCCCCGGGGGCCTCGCGGCCGGCCCGGCCCGCCCGCTGCCGGCCCGCCGCCTGCGAGGCCCGCACCGTCGTCAGGGCGCTCAGGCCCCGGGCGTGATCGGTGCGCGGCTCCCTGGCCAGCCCCGAGTCGACGACGGTCCGCACCCCGGGCACGGTCAGCGACGACTCCGCCACCGAGGTCGCGAGCACCACCCGGCGCCCCTCGGACGAACCGGCCAGCACCGCGTCCTGCACCGCCGCCGGCGCCCGCCCGTGCACCTGGAGCACCTCGGCCGCGACGCCGGACAGCTGCCCCGCCACCCGGCCGATCTCGCCCACCCCGGGCAGGAAACACAGCACATCGCCGTCCCGCTCGGCCAGCGCCCGCCGCACCACCGAGGCGACATGGCTCAGCAGCGCCGGGTCCACGCGCATCCCGTGCGGCGGCCGCACCGGCCTCGCCGGCGGCGCCCACACCACCTCCACCGGATGGGACACCCCCTGTGCCTCGACCACCGGGGCGTCCCCGAGCAGCCGGGCCCAGCCCTGCGCGTCCGTCGTCGCGGACGCGGCGACCAGCCGCAGATCGGGCCGGATCGCCTCCCGTACGTCCAGGAGGAACGCGGCCACGGTGTCGGCGTCCAGATGGCGTTCGTGGCACTCGTCGATGATCACCACGTCGATGCCGGACAGCTCCTGGTCGCGCTGGAGCCGCTGGAGCAGCACCCCGGTGGTGACCACCTCCACCACGGTGCGCGGGCCCGTCACCCGCTCCCCGCGCACGGTGAACCCGACCTGCTCGCCGGGCCGCTCACCGAGCAGCCAGGCCATCCGCCGTGCCGCCGCACGGGCCGCGATCCGCCGGGGTTCGGCCACCACGACCCGGCGCACCGGCCCGTCGCCGGTCAGCCCGGCCAGGACCAGCGGGACGAGAGTGGTCTTGCCGGTGCCGGGGGGTGCGCACAGCACGGCCGTGCCCCGGTCGTCGAGGGCCCGCCGCAGCGCGGGCACGGCGGTGCGGACGGGCAGCTGGTCCAGGGCGTCGGTGCGGATCACGTGCCCAGTCTCGTACGGCGTGGCGCCGCGCCCCGCACCGGCCGGTGGCTCAGTCGCGCTCGCAGACGAAGATCGCGGTCCCGGGGATCAGGCTGCCGCGCAGCGGCGACCAGCCGCCCCACTCCTGGCTGTTCCAGGCCGGCCACTCCGGTTCGACCAGGTCGACCAGGCGGAAGCCGCCCGCCACCACGTCCCGCACCCGGTCACCGACGGTCCGGTGGTGCTCGACGTAGACGGCTTCGCCGCGCTCGTCCTGCTCGACATAGGGGGTGCGGTCGAAGTAGGAGGCGGCCACCGACAGGCCCTCGGGCCCCGGCTCGTCCGGGAACGCCCAGCGGACCGGATGCGTGACCGAGAAGACCCAGCGGCCGCCGGGCCGCAGCACTCGGTGAACCTCGCGGAACACCTGGACCGGGTCGGCGACGAACGGCACCGCCCCGTAGGCGGAGCAGGCCAGGTCGAAGCTGCCGTCGCGGAAGGGCAGCACCCCGGCGTCCGCCTCGACCAGGGGGACGCCGCCGCCGATCCGCAGCGCGTGCTGGAGCTGGCGGTGCGAGAGGTCCAGGGCGACCGGGCGGGCGCCCTGGGCGGCCAGCCAGCGGGAGCACTGGGCCGCGCCCGCCCCGATCTCCAGGATGTCCAGACCCGCCAGGTCGTCCAGGGGGCCGAGGAGCCCGGCCTCCATCTCGTCGAGACCCTCCGGGCCCCAGACGAACCTGTCGTCGCCGAGGAAGGTCCCGTGCTCTATCTGGTACTCGTCGGCGTTGCTGTTCCACCAGCCGCGGCTGGCCCTGCTGCTCTCGGCCTCGCCGGCGCTGCGGCGCGTCACCTCGGGTTCGGTCCGGTCGGTCTCTTGGCTCATCGTGCCCGTCGCTGTAGTTTGCCTTCACCCCGTCGTACGCGGTACGTACCAAGGGGAGATCTGGGTGGCGCCAACCCGTGTGTCCCGGCCACCATCGGGGCCGATGTGGCCTCGGTGAACACGAGTTGTGCCGGGTATGGGGCCTTCCGCCCCTGGTGTGCGCCTTCGCGCATTGACCCTGCCCTGCTGCCCCCGTATGCTACAAGTTGCGCTGCGAGCCTGCGCGCCTCAGACCTAGCAGGCCGCGCTCGCATCTGTTGTATGTCCCCTCGGTTCACGAGGCGCCTCCCGCTCGCGGGATTCGGCGCTTCCCAGGCTGTCCGGCTTCTGCAGAGGCGATACGGGCTCACGGCGTAGCAGTAACTTCGACTCACTGTCCGTACCGGAGCCCTTTCCCACATGACGAGCAGCACCGAGACCACCGCCACCACTCCGCAGGTTGCGGTCAACGACATCGGCGACGCGGACGCGTTCCTCGCGGCCATCGACGAGACGATCAAGTACTTCAACGACGGCGACATCGTTGATGGTGTCATCGTCAAGGTTGACCGCGACGAGGTCCTCCTCGACATCGGTTACAAGACCGAAGGTGTCATCCCGAGCCGCGAGCTCTCGATCAAGCACGACGTCGACCCCAACGAGGTCGTCAAGGTCGGCGACGAGATCGAGGCCCTGGTTCTCCAGAAGGAGGACAAGGAAGGCCGCCTGATCCTCTCGAAGAAGCGCGCTCAGTACGAGCGTGCCTGGGGCACCATCGAGAAGATCAAGGAAGAAGACGGCATCGTCACCGGTACCGTCATCGAGGTCGTCAAGGGTGGTCTCATCCTCGACATCGGCCTCCGGGGCTTCCTGCCGGCGTCGCTCGTCGAGATGCGCCGCGTCCGCGACCTCCAGCCGTACGTGGGCAAGGAGCTCGAGGCCAAGATCATCGAGCTGGACAAGAACCGCAACAACGTGGTCCTGTCCCGCCGTGCCTGGCTCGAGCAGACCCAGTCCGAGGTTCGCCAGACGTTCCTCACGACCCTCCAGAAGGGTCAGGTCCGCTCCGGCGTCGTCTCCTCGATCGTCAACTTCGGTGCCTTCGTGGACCTGGGTGGCGTCGACGGTCTCGTGCACGTCTCCGAGCTGTCCTGGAAGCACATCGACCACCCCTCCGAGGTTGTCGAGGTCGGCCAGGAAGTCACCGTCGAGGTTCTCGACGTGGACATGGACCGCGAGCGCGTCTCCCTGTCGCTCAAGGCGACGCAGGAAGACCCGTGGCAGCAGTTCGCCCGGACGCACCAGATCGGGCAGGTTGTTCCCGGTAAGGTCACCAAGCTCGTTCCGTTCGGTGCGTTCGTGCGCGTCGACGAGGGCATCGAGGGCCTGGTCCACATCTCCGAGCTGGCCGAGCGCCACGTGGAGATCCCGGAGCAGGTCGTCCAGGTCAACGACGAGATCTTCGTCAAGGTCATCGACATCGACCTCGAGCGTCGTCGCATCAGCCTCTCGCTGAAGCAGGCCAACGAGTCCTTCGGTGGCGACCCGGCCTCGGTCGAGTTCGACCCGACGCTGTACGGCATGGCCGCGTCGTACGACGACCAGGGCAACTACATCTACCCCGAGGGCTTCGACCCCGAGACCAACGACTGGCTCGAGGGCTTCGAGTCTCAGCGCGAGGTCTGGGAGACCCAGTACGCCGAGGCGCAGACGCGCTTCGAGCAGCACCAGGCCCAGGTCATCAAGTCCCGCGAGGCCGACGAGGCCGCTGCTGCCGAGGGCGCTGCCGCCCCGGCCGGCGCGGCTCCGGCTGCCTCCGGCGGCAGCGGTGGCGGCGGCGGCGGTTCGTACTCCTCGGAGTCCGCGGACAACTCCGGCGCCCTGGCGTCGGACGAGGCCCTGGCTGCCCTGCGCGAGAAGCTGGCGGGCGGCCAGAGCTGACGCTCTGACCCTCCGGCCGGTCATCGGCTGCAGTAGATGAAAGTGAGGCCCGCTCCCCTCGGGGGGCGGGCCTCACTCATGTCCGCGACGGGTTCGCGGAGAGCCGGTCTACGGGGTGACGGGAATGTTGGTGAGGCCCTTGCCGCCGGTCACGGTGT contains:
- a CDS encoding SPW_0924 family protein, which gives rise to MRALVAAAIGLAAALALVLTISAVGAPPGETSPKPLLTTVPGPKN
- a CDS encoding SDR family NAD(P)-dependent oxidoreductase, translating into MTHHPHSSPSTPGPGPAPVSTRFTASSTADEVLEGVDLTGLRAIVTGGSAGLGKETARALTAAGAEVTLAVRNTAAGDAAAGAIHESAGGVRPRVVRLDLADRSTVTRFTDTWSGPLHLLVNNAGVVTGGLERTREGWELQFATNHLGHFALATGLHEALVLGAADRDGARIVSVSSTAHMRAGIDFDDLHFERRAYDPQIAYAQSKTANSLFAVEATRLWASDGIVTNAVNPGGVATGLQRNFTARQKASLDAAEAAGVFSYKSVGQGAATTVVAAVAPEFAHSGGHYLDDAQEARTVPDDAELAQHPHGVKEWALDPDDARRLWAVSAELLSP
- a CDS encoding DUF3068 domain-containing protein, translated to MRRRASLVLLAFAVFFAALSPLLRWYAFPRLAKIPPNQYQETVLEAKPATLLDYSTLTAKKVDKITIVQTLKGDVEASEKIERSAGRDVVVWNALSYVQGPDGKMVSKIPERYIFDAHSQAPVHATGEMVDGDRVSREGIEYKWPFLTEKRDYEYFDAQTRTSSPIHYKGTQNFRGMEVYYFEQTIPWTKVPMPKTMPIKGITPEQIAKTGMTRWYTTKRMFWVDPVTGAPVNGEEIHKEEMRNAKAMGMPEDTVTVFAGHVKMREDYIASIVDQVKSQRVLVLLLTSYLPWGFLLLGAALLALSLWLEARSRRPGAPRPHAAPEPVPDPEPTPA
- the rpsA gene encoding 30S ribosomal protein S1, translating into MTSSTETTATTPQVAVNDIGDADAFLAAIDETIKYFNDGDIVDGVIVKVDRDEVLLDIGYKTEGVIPSRELSIKHDVDPNEVVKVGDEIEALVLQKEDKEGRLILSKKRAQYERAWGTIEKIKEEDGIVTGTVIEVVKGGLILDIGLRGFLPASLVEMRRVRDLQPYVGKELEAKIIELDKNRNNVVLSRRAWLEQTQSEVRQTFLTTLQKGQVRSGVVSSIVNFGAFVDLGGVDGLVHVSELSWKHIDHPSEVVEVGQEVTVEVLDVDMDRERVSLSLKATQEDPWQQFARTHQIGQVVPGKVTKLVPFGAFVRVDEGIEGLVHISELAERHVEIPEQVVQVNDEIFVKVIDIDLERRRISLSLKQANESFGGDPASVEFDPTLYGMAASYDDQGNYIYPEGFDPETNDWLEGFESQREVWETQYAEAQTRFEQHQAQVIKSREADEAAAAEGAAAPAGAAPAASGGSGGGGGGSYSSESADNSGALASDEALAALREKLAGGQS
- a CDS encoding class I SAM-dependent methyltransferase, whose translation is MSQETDRTEPEVTRRSAGEAESSRASRGWWNSNADEYQIEHGTFLGDDRFVWGPEGLDEMEAGLLGPLDDLAGLDILEIGAGAAQCSRWLAAQGARPVALDLSHRQLQHALRIGGGVPLVEADAGVLPFRDGSFDLACSAYGAVPFVADPVQVFREVHRVLRPGGRWVFSVTHPVRWAFPDEPGPEGLSVAASYFDRTPYVEQDERGEAVYVEHHRTVGDRVRDVVAGGFRLVDLVEPEWPAWNSQEWGGWSPLRGSLIPGTAIFVCERD
- the hrpB gene encoding ATP-dependent helicase HrpB; amino-acid sequence: MIRTDALDQLPVRTAVPALRRALDDRGTAVLCAPPGTGKTTLVPLVLAGLTGDGPVRRVVVAEPRRIAARAAARRMAWLLGERPGEQVGFTVRGERVTGPRTVVEVVTTGVLLQRLQRDQELSGIDVVIIDECHERHLDADTVAAFLLDVREAIRPDLRLVAASATTDAQGWARLLGDAPVVEAQGVSHPVEVVWAPPARPVRPPHGMRVDPALLSHVASVVRRALAERDGDVLCFLPGVGEIGRVAGQLSGVAAEVLQVHGRAPAAVQDAVLAGSSEGRRVVLATSVAESSLTVPGVRTVVDSGLAREPRTDHARGLSALTTVRASQAAGRQRAGRAGREAPGAVYRCWEQAEDGRLARFPSPEIKVADLAAFALQAACWGDPDATGLALLDAPPAGAMGAAHEVLTAIGAVAADGRVTARGVRMSRLGLHPRLARALLDGAAEVGGRRAAEVVALLSEEPPREYGDDLAAALRTARQGKDAYAARWRQEVRRLSSSLKDAKDAKGGEDGAGGGPGPDDAAVGLVAALAFPERVARARGEGAFLMVSGTGAELRDGSRLRSAAWLAVAVADRPAHAASARVRLAAVIDEDTARLAAGHLRFAGEEVRWDGHDVVARRVERLGAVELSARPLKQPDPALVREALVEGLRREGLGLLRWTRDTGALRERLAFLHRELGEPWPDVSDEALLDRTQEWLEPELSRARRRSALAGIDAGQALRRLLPWATGEAARLDELAPERIEVPSGSRIRVEYGGAQPVLAVKLQELFGLQETPRVAGVPVLVHLLSPAGRPAAVTADLASFWREGYRAVRAELRGRYPKHPWPEDPATVEATRFTKARLKRE